ACCTTCCTCAAGGCGAAGGGGTACGAGGTCGGCACCTCCCTTCTGCAGGAGGACCAGCTCCCGGCCGTCACCGAGTACATGGAGCGCGCCGAGAAGCAGGGCGTCGAGCTGGTGCTCCCCGTCGACGTCGTGGTCGCCCCCGGATTCCCGGACCTGAAGGCCAAGGCGGCCACCGAGCACAGCGTGGTCGACGCGGACCGGATGCCCGAGGGCCAGCTGGGCCTGGACATCGGCCCGAAGACCGGTGCGCTGTACGCAGCAAAGCTCGCCGACGCCGAGACCGTGTTCTGGAACGGCCCCATGGGCGTCTTCGAGCACCCCGACTACGCCGAGGGCACCAAGGCGGTCGCCCAGGCCCTCGTCGAGTCGAACGGCTTCACCGTCGTCGGTGGCGGAGACTCCGCCGCGGCCGTGCGCACGCTCGGCTTCGACGAGAACGCATTCGGCCACATCTCGACCGGCGGCGGCGCCTCCCTCGAATACCTCGAGGGCAAGACGCTCCCCGGCCTTGCCGCACTGGAGGACTGACCCCGTATGACCACTCGTACGCCGCTGATGGCGGGCAACTGGAAGATGAACCTCAACCACCTCGAGGCCATCGCCCATGTCCAGAAGCTCGCCTTCGCCCTGGCCGACAAGGACTACGACGCCGTAGAGGTCGCCGTCCTGCCGCCCTTCACCGACCTGCGCTCCGTGCAGACCCTGGTCGACGGCGACAAGCTCAAGATCAAGTACGGCGCCCAGGACATCTCGGCGCAGGACTCCGGCGCCTACACCGGCGAGATCTCCGGCGCGATGCTGTCCAAGCTCAAGTGCACCTACGTGGCGATCGGCCACTCCGAGCGCCGGCAGTACCACGCCGAGACCGACGAGGTCGTCAACACCAAGGTCAAGGCCGCCTTCAAGCACGGCCTGACCCCGATCCTGTGCGTCGGCGAGGAGTTGGACGTCCGCGAGGCGGGCAACCACGTCACCCACACACTCGCGCAGGTCGAAGGCGGTCTCAAGGACATCCCCGCCGAGCAGGCCGAGACGATCGTGATCGCCTACGAGCCCGTCTGGGCCATCGGCACCGGCAAGGTCTGCGGTTCCGACGACGCGCAGGAGGTCTGCGCGGCGATCCGTGGCAAGCTCGCCGACCTGTACTCGCAGGAGCTGGCCGACAAGGTCCGCATCCAGTACGGCGGCTCGGTGAAGTCCGGCAACGTCGCGGAGATCATGGCGAAGCCCGACATCGACGGCGCCCTCATCGGCGGCGCCTCGCTCGACGCCGACGAGTTCGTCAAGATCGTCCGCTTCCGCGACCAGTAGGCCGAGCAGTGAGTATGCGGTAGCGACGATCCGTCGTACCCTTGCGGGGGTCTGGTGTCCTTTCCACATGCGGCTGTGCCGCGTGGCCACCGGGCCCCCGTCGTCCATCCGGTTCCGAGGAAGTTGGTTCAGCCGTGGTTTTGGGGTTCTCGATCGCCCTGATCGTCTTCAGCGGGCTGCTGATGCTGCTGGTGCTGATGCACAAGGGGAAGGGCGGCGGTCTCTCCGACATGTTCGGTGGCGGCATGCAGTCGTCCGTCGGCGGCTCCTCGGTCGCCGAGCGCAACCTCGACCGCATCACCCTGGTGATCGGCCTGCTCTGGTTCGCGTGCATCGTCGTACTGGGCATCCTGATGAAGGTCAACAACTGACCATCGGCCGACATCGGTCGACCCAGACCGGCACAACAGCACATTGCGCACGCATATTGCGTACGTAAGGCCCCATGTTCGGTACGCGACGTAAAGCGCGGCCTATCATGGGGCTTGCGTCTAGGTGCGGGGGGTGTAACTCCAATCACTGGACGCGCGTTGGGCCTTACGTAGACTGAGGCGCTCGCAGCGAAGCGTCACGCCGACTCGTTTCGCGGCACCATCACGCAGGGAGTTACGACCGTGGCAAGTGGCAACGCGATCCGAGGAAGCCGGGTCGGGGCGGGGCCGATGGGCGAGGCCGAGCGCGGCGAGTCCGCGCCGCGGCTGCGCATCTCCTTCTGGTGCTCCAACGGGCACGAGACGGTGCCCAGCTTCGCCAGCGACGCGCAGGTCCCCGACACCTGGGACTGCCCGCGCTGCGGCTTCCCCGCCGGACAGGACCGGGACAACCCGCCGGACCCGCCGCGCACCGAGCCGTACAAGACGCACCTCGCGTACGTACGGGAACGGCGCAGCGACGCGGACGGCGAGGCGATCCTCGCCGAGGCGCTCGCCAAACTGCGGGGCGAGATCTAAGCGGAATCGAGTATCGGCCGGGCATCCACAGATGCCTGGCCGATGGTGTTTCGCGCGGCCCCTCCCCGCTCCGCGACCCATTGTCAGTGGCGCCCTCTACGGTTCTTGAATCAGCGGAACCGGAGGGGGAGTTGTGGCAAGGGTCGAGGTACGGGACGTCCGGGCGCCCGCGTGGCGTGGGGGATTCGGGCGGCTGTGGAGTGCCGCCGTGCTCTCCAGCTTCGGAGACGCCCTGCGCGGCGCCGCGCTGCCTCTGCTGGCCGCGACCCTGACCGACGAGCCGCTGCTCATCGCCTCCGTCACCGCCTGCGGCTATCTCCCCTGGATCATCTTCGGACTGCTCGGCGGGGCCGTCGCCGACCGGGTGGACCAGCGGCGCGCCATGTGGAGCGTGGACGCCGTGCGGGGTCTGCTGGTGGCGGCCTTCGCGGTTGCCGTGGCCCTCGGGCACGCCTCGATCGCCCTGCTGATCGCGCTCGCCTTCGCCCTCACCACCCTGCAGACCCTCTTCGACAACGCCTCCACCGCCCTGCTGCCCGCCCTGGTCGACCGGGAGTCGCTGGGCAGCGCCAACGCGCGCCTGATGACGGGACAGCGCGTCGCCGGAGGCCTGCTGGCCGCGCCGGTGGTGCCCGTGCTGCTCGCCGCGGGCACGGCCGTGCCCTTCGCGGCCGACGCCGTGACCTTCTTCGCCGGCGCCGCGCTGGTGGCCACGCTGCGGACCGGAGCGCCCGAGCGCGAGCCCAGACCGGCGGGCAGCACCCTGCGCCAGGAGATCACGGCAGGACTGGGCGCCCTGTGGCGGGACCGGGCTCTGCGCGGGCTGTGTGTCGCCACGGCGGTCTGCAACATCGGCATGGGCGCCCTCATCGCCACGATGGTGCTCCTGGTCACCGGCTGGCTGGACGCGGGCACCGTGGGATACGCGGCGGTGATGACGGCGTACCCGGTCGGGAGCCTGGCCGGGGGAGTTGCCAACCGCCGGGTCGTGGCGCGCGTCGGGAGGGTGCGCGCCGTACTGCTCGCGGGCGCGGTGCAGATCGGCGCGCTCGTCGTCATGGGCATGGTGCGCAGCCTGCCCGCCCTGGTCGCGAGCATGGCGGTCTTCGGTCTCATGGGCATGGTGTGGAACGTCAACACCACGACCCTCATGCAGGAGCGGAGCCCCGCCGACATGCTCGGCCGCGTCAGCTCGGCCTTCCGTACCCTCGCCGTCGCCGGAGCACCGGTGGGCGCCCTGCTGGGTGGTGCGGCCGCCACAGCCTGGGGCCTGAACACCCCTCCGCTGCTCGCCGCCGCGTTCTTCGTCCTCGCCGTCACCGCGCTGATACCCGCGCTCAAGCCGGACGTATCTGTTGTTGAGCCGGACGACGGCGTGACGACAGCTCACGTCAAGTCCTGATCAATTAGGTTGGGACCGGCAGCGGGGCAAGGTACGCAGCAGCACTCGCAGGAAAGAAGGCGGAAGTCCGAGATGAACGCAGAAAGCCGTACCAGGCTCAACCAGACGCCCGAATGGACCGCTCTCGCCAAGCACCGGGAAGAACTCGGCGAGGTGCAGTTGCGCGAGCTGTTCGCCGCCGAGCCGGGGCGCGGCTCGGGGTACACGCTCCAGGTCGGTGACCTGCACGTCGACTACTCCAAGCAGTTGGTCACCGACGAGACGCTGCGGCTGCTGCGCGACCTGGCCGCCGCCACCGACGTGTTCGGCCTGCGGGACGCCATGTTCCGCGGCGAGAAGATCAACACCACCGAGGACCGCGCCGTGTTGCACACCGCGCTGCGCGCCCCGCGGGACGCCGTGGTCGAGGTGGACGGCGAGAACGTGGTGCCGGCCGTGCACGCCGTGCTCGACAAGATGGCCGCCTTCGCCGAGCGCGTCCGCTCCGGCGAGTGGACCGGGCACACCGGCAAGCGCATCAAGAACATCGTCAACGTCGGTATCGGAGGCTCCGACCTCGGCCCGGCGATGGCGTACGAGGCGCTGCGCTCGTTCACCGACCGCGGCCTCACCGTCCGCTTCGTGTCGAACGTGGACGGCGCGGACCTGCACGAGGCCGTACGCGACCTGGACGCGTCCGAGACGCTGTTCGTCATCGCCTCGAAGACCTTCACCACCATCGAGACGATCACCAACGCCACATCGGCGCGCAACTGGCTGCTGACCGAGCTGAAGGCCGGTCAGGACGCCGTCGCCCAGCACTTCGTGGCCCTGTCGACCAACGCCGAGAAGGTCGCCGACTTCGGCATCGACACGGCCAACATGTTCGAGTTCTGGGACTGGGTCGGCGGGCGGTACTCGTACGACTCGGCGATCGGCCTGTCCCTGATGATCGCCATCGGACCGGACCGCTTCCGGGAGATGCTCGACGGCTTCCACCTCGTCGACGAGCACTTCCGCACCGCGCCCGCCGAGTCCAACGTGCCGCTGCTGCTGGGCCTGTTGGGCATCTGGTACGGCAACTTCCACGACGCCCAGTCGCACGCGGTGCTGCCGTACTCGCACTATCTGTCCAAGTTCACCGCGTACTTGCAGCAGCTGGACATGGAGTCCAACGGCAAGTACGTGGGGCGGGACGGGCGCGAGGTGGAGTGGCAGACCGGCCCGGTCGTGTGGGGCACACCAGGAACCAACGGGCAGCACGCCTACTACCAGCTCATCCACCAGGGCACCAAGCTGATCCCGGCGGACTTCATCGGCTTCGCCGAACCGGTCGCCGACCTGCTGCCCGGGCTGGTGGCCCAGCACGACCTGCTGATGGCGAACTTCTTCGCACAGACCCAGGCGCTGGCCTTCGGCAAGACCCCGGACGAGGTGCGCGGGGAGGGTGTGCCCGAGGAACTGGTGCCGCACAAGACGTTCAAGGGCAACCACCCGACGACGACGATCCTCGCGCGCGAGCTGACCCCGTCGGTGCTCGGCCAGCTGATCGCCCTCTACGAACACAAGGTGTTCGTCCAGGGCGCCGTGTGGAACATCGACTCCTTCGACCAGTGGGGCGTCGAGCTCGGCAAGGTCCTCGCGAGGCGCGTCGAGCCCGCGCTGACGGAAGGCGAGGACGTGCCCGGCCTGGACGCGTCGACGAAGGCACTCGTCGCCAAGTACCGGGAACTGCGCGGCCGGTAGAGAGCGTCCGAACGGAGAGGAAGCGGGCGGCATGAGTCCGTCCGCTTCCCGTAAAATCCGCGAGGATCACGAAGCGACGACTCGGGGGAGCGGAAGTTGGCCGGTGCACGCGGGCGTTGGATGAGCCAGAGAGTGACGGTGGCGTCGGTCCTGCAGCCGAAGCAGGTGGCGCAGGCCTTCTACCACCCGGCATGGATCCCGGAATCGGTTGACCCGTCCGTGGACAAGCTCAAGAAGGCACGCATCATCGCCGGAGCCGTCGCGGCCTTCGGCGTCTACACCTTCGTGCAGCGCAAGTTCAACTTCGAAGAAGTGCTGACGAACATGCTGACGGCGTCCGTCGTCGTCCTGTTCCTCACGCCGCTGACGGTCGGCGTGATGCTCTTCGTGTGGCGGCGCACCGGGACCGTCCGCCAGATGCGGGTGCCGCTCTTCAACTCGCTCAAGCTGCTGCTGTTCTTCATCGGCTCGGTCGTCGGGACGGTGTTCCTGTGGTGGGGGACGATGGCGCTCGGCGGCTTCTGGCTGGTGCCGCTCGGCTTCACGGCGATGTGGCTGACCGGCATGCTGGCCTACGCAACGGTGCAGGTCTCCGGGAACTTCTTCGGTACGGCCGCCGTCCACCGCTGCCTGCCCCCGCTGCTCGCCACGGTCACGACTTGGCTGATGGCGCTTCCTGACCTGCTCACGGGTGACCTGCACGGGCTCAGCCTCACGCTGGGCATCGTCTTCATCCTGGGGGCGCCCGTGACGGTCACGGCCATCGCCCTGTTGGAGATGCGCCGGCTCAAGCGGCGCTACGGGATCCGGCTGGCCGCCCACCCCGCGACCGTGCCGCAGCCGCGCCCCGCGTACACGCCCCCGGGCGGATTCCTGCCGCCGCAGGGACACCCGTACCCGCCGCCCGCGCATCCGTACGGCACCGGACATCCGTACGCGCCGCACCCCCAGGGCAACCCCTATGCGCCGCCGGCACCGCCGAACCCGTACGGCCAAGGACCCTACGGCCCGGGGCCGTACGGAGGCTGACCGAACTCAGGCCCCTGCATTCAAGGCGCTGAACCCAAGCCACCACGCTCATGTCATCGCACTCAAGCCGCCGCGCTCAGATTGTCCGCGAGTCGGCGGCGGCCCGCGCGGGCCGCGGGCAGGGCCGCGAGCGCGGTGGCGCCCAGCACGGCGGCCGCCGCGAAGAGCAGCAGCAGGGCGACGGACGGAGCCTGAGCGATCCCGGCGCCGATGCCGCTCGACCTCCCCTGGGAGTCGATCAGCCAGTGGCCCAGCGGCACTCCCAGCACGGTCCCGACCAGCACCGCGGCGAGAGCCGTGCAGCCGGTCGACGTCATGGTGATCGCGGTGATCTGCCGCGGGGACAGCCCGATCGCCTTCAGCGCCAGCAGATCCCGCTCGCCCTCGCGCACGGTGCCGCCGATCGCGGTGAGCAGCTCGATCAGCCCGATCAGGGCCAGAACGGCGATCAGCCCGACCACGACCCCGCGCAGCGGCGAGAGCCCGTCGGCCGGATTCGTGACCGCGTGCACGTCGACGTGTCCGTGCCCGGCCGCCGTGAGCCCGGTGGCGACCCGGTGCGGGTCCGCGCCGGGGCGCAGCTGGAGCTGGTAGAGGGTCGGCCGCAGGTCCGGGTCGTTCTCGCGGAGGGTGTCGAGCGAGGTGGAGATGACCCGGCCGCCGTTCTCCGGCTCCAGACTGCGCCCCACGATGTGCAGGATCTGTGGCCGCTCGCCGACCGTCACCCGCACCCAGTCCCCGACCCGCACATCCACCAGATCGAGCAGCCCTTGACCGGCCACCGCCTCGTCGGGTCCGCTTGCGGCACGCCCTTCGGCCAGTGAGAACGGGTACGGGTCCGCGTGCGTACCGAGGCCACGCAGCGCGATGGTGCCCGTCTGGCCCGGGACCAGGGCCGCCACCTCGACCCCCGGGTGGACGGCGGCGATCCGCGGATCGCGGGCCAGCAGCTTCCGTGCCGCCGCGTCGTCCAGGCTCTCGTCGGTCCGTACGGTGAGCGCGGCGGCGAGGCCGACCTGCTCGGGCCTGCTCTGGAAGCGGTCGATGGTGGTCCACGCGC
Above is a genomic segment from Streptomyces sp. R21 containing:
- a CDS encoding RNA polymerase-binding protein RbpA — its product is MASGNAIRGSRVGAGPMGEAERGESAPRLRISFWCSNGHETVPSFASDAQVPDTWDCPRCGFPAGQDRDNPPDPPRTEPYKTHLAYVRERRSDADGEAILAEALAKLRGEI
- the secG gene encoding preprotein translocase subunit SecG, with the protein product MGFSIALIVFSGLLMLLVLMHKGKGGGLSDMFGGGMQSSVGGSSVAERNLDRITLVIGLLWFACIVVLGILMKVNN
- the tpiA gene encoding triose-phosphate isomerase — translated: MTTRTPLMAGNWKMNLNHLEAIAHVQKLAFALADKDYDAVEVAVLPPFTDLRSVQTLVDGDKLKIKYGAQDISAQDSGAYTGEISGAMLSKLKCTYVAIGHSERRQYHAETDEVVNTKVKAAFKHGLTPILCVGEELDVREAGNHVTHTLAQVEGGLKDIPAEQAETIVIAYEPVWAIGTGKVCGSDDAQEVCAAIRGKLADLYSQELADKVRIQYGGSVKSGNVAEIMAKPDIDGALIGGASLDADEFVKIVRFRDQ
- a CDS encoding MFS transporter, whose product is MARVEVRDVRAPAWRGGFGRLWSAAVLSSFGDALRGAALPLLAATLTDEPLLIASVTACGYLPWIIFGLLGGAVADRVDQRRAMWSVDAVRGLLVAAFAVAVALGHASIALLIALAFALTTLQTLFDNASTALLPALVDRESLGSANARLMTGQRVAGGLLAAPVVPVLLAAGTAVPFAADAVTFFAGAALVATLRTGAPEREPRPAGSTLRQEITAGLGALWRDRALRGLCVATAVCNIGMGALIATMVLLVTGWLDAGTVGYAAVMTAYPVGSLAGGVANRRVVARVGRVRAVLLAGAVQIGALVVMGMVRSLPALVASMAVFGLMGMVWNVNTTTLMQERSPADMLGRVSSAFRTLAVAGAPVGALLGGAAATAWGLNTPPLLAAAFFVLAVTALIPALKPDVSVVEPDDGVTTAHVKS
- the pgi gene encoding glucose-6-phosphate isomerase, encoding MNAESRTRLNQTPEWTALAKHREELGEVQLRELFAAEPGRGSGYTLQVGDLHVDYSKQLVTDETLRLLRDLAAATDVFGLRDAMFRGEKINTTEDRAVLHTALRAPRDAVVEVDGENVVPAVHAVLDKMAAFAERVRSGEWTGHTGKRIKNIVNVGIGGSDLGPAMAYEALRSFTDRGLTVRFVSNVDGADLHEAVRDLDASETLFVIASKTFTTIETITNATSARNWLLTELKAGQDAVAQHFVALSTNAEKVADFGIDTANMFEFWDWVGGRYSYDSAIGLSLMIAIGPDRFREMLDGFHLVDEHFRTAPAESNVPLLLGLLGIWYGNFHDAQSHAVLPYSHYLSKFTAYLQQLDMESNGKYVGRDGREVEWQTGPVVWGTPGTNGQHAYYQLIHQGTKLIPADFIGFAEPVADLLPGLVAQHDLLMANFFAQTQALAFGKTPDEVRGEGVPEELVPHKTFKGNHPTTTILARELTPSVLGQLIALYEHKVFVQGAVWNIDSFDQWGVELGKVLARRVEPALTEGEDVPGLDASTKALVAKYRELRGR